One genomic region from Bactrocera tryoni isolate S06 chromosome 3, CSIRO_BtryS06_freeze2, whole genome shotgun sequence encodes:
- the LOC120772546 gene encoding uncharacterized protein LOC120772546 isoform X1, whose product MRGRSHTTPRRRGPKLPLPAPCQGSYEEVSESPYYTIDNTEDIYGTTLLPSQRCYVDPWDLENYDYVRKKLDSTPVRTSPEPYYETSMPICPYYSAPPKMHEKIPNAQQKRMAKTMPRNRRRSHWNQSCQLRCCTSSEPMLRPHMYEDTRSELLGVGRGKYEDYMSRVMMNLEAEEDAYNGNGSVSSSSSTELDSSIGEGYYQAQSITSKKTSGYDAVTLPSYGRPSPQLQFPAPPSLPPPTFSHDYSNPYATLPHCSVSDCYDCSMIYGSPQPVYDLYSNGECSNKGSTIYSSTRPSSSLYSGIYAHKFGLSKKGLLQIDYSCSWNDLDRIMSRHF is encoded by the exons ATGCGAGGGCGCAGTCATACCACACCTCGTCGTCGTGGTCCCAAACTGCCACTACCAGCACCATGTCAAGGAAGCTATGAAGAGGTTTCAGAGTCACCTTACTATACTATTGATAATACGGAAGATATTTATGGCACAACCCTCTTGCCGTCGCAGCGCTGTTATGTGGATCCGTGGGATTTGGAGAATTACGACTATGTCAGAAA AAAGCTGGATTCAACGCCAGTACGTACTTCCCCTGAGCCTTACTATGAAACATCGATGCCGATTTGCCCTTATTATAGTGCACCGCCAAAAATGCATGAGAAAATACCGAATGCACAACAAAAGCGCATGGCCAAAACTATGCCGCGAAATCGACGTCGTTCCCATTGGAACCAGTCATGTCAGCTGCGTTGTTGCACATCATCAGAACCAATGTTACGTccacatatgtatgaagataCTCGAAGTGAACTTTTGGGTGTTGGTCGTGGCAAATACGAAGATTATATGTCGCGCGTTATGATGAATCTAGAAGCCGAAGAGGATGCATACAATGGTAATGGGA GCGTTTCATCATCATCTTCCACGGAGTTGGATAGCTCTATTGGTGAAGGATATTATCAAGCACAGTCAATAACATCGAAGAAAACTTCTGGCTACGATGCCGTAACATTACCATCATATGGCCGACCTTCACCACAATTGCAGTTCCCAGCGCCTCCCTCACTTCCACCACCAACCTTTTCGCATGATTACTCCAATCCTTATGCAACTCTACCACATTGTAGCGTTTCTGATTGTTATGATTGCTCTATGATCTATGGCTCTCCACAACCTGTATATGATTTATACAGTAACGGAGAGTGCAGCAATAAAGGAAGTACGATTTACAGCAGCACAAGACCGTCCTCTTCACTCTACAGCGGAATTTACGCGCATAAATTCGGGTTGAGTAAAAAGGGACTTCTGCAAATTGACTATTCCTGCAGTTGGAATGATCTGGATCGTATTATGAGCCGTCatttttaa
- the LOC120772546 gene encoding uncharacterized protein LOC120772546 isoform X2, whose amino-acid sequence MRGRSHTTPRRRGPKLPLPAPCQGSYEEVSESPYYTIDNTEDIYGTTLLPSQRCYVDPWDLENYDYVRKKLDSTPVRTSPEPYYETSMPICPYYSAPPKMHEKIPNAQQKRMAKTMPRNRRRSHWNQSCQLRCCTSSEPMLRPHMYEDTRSELLGVGRGKYEDYMSRVMMNLEAEEDAYNGVSSSSSTELDSSIGEGYYQAQSITSKKTSGYDAVTLPSYGRPSPQLQFPAPPSLPPPTFSHDYSNPYATLPHCSVSDCYDCSMIYGSPQPVYDLYSNGECSNKGSTIYSSTRPSSSLYSGIYAHKFGLSKKGLLQIDYSCSWNDLDRIMSRHF is encoded by the exons ATGCGAGGGCGCAGTCATACCACACCTCGTCGTCGTGGTCCCAAACTGCCACTACCAGCACCATGTCAAGGAAGCTATGAAGAGGTTTCAGAGTCACCTTACTATACTATTGATAATACGGAAGATATTTATGGCACAACCCTCTTGCCGTCGCAGCGCTGTTATGTGGATCCGTGGGATTTGGAGAATTACGACTATGTCAGAAA AAAGCTGGATTCAACGCCAGTACGTACTTCCCCTGAGCCTTACTATGAAACATCGATGCCGATTTGCCCTTATTATAGTGCACCGCCAAAAATGCATGAGAAAATACCGAATGCACAACAAAAGCGCATGGCCAAAACTATGCCGCGAAATCGACGTCGTTCCCATTGGAACCAGTCATGTCAGCTGCGTTGTTGCACATCATCAGAACCAATGTTACGTccacatatgtatgaagataCTCGAAGTGAACTTTTGGGTGTTGGTCGTGGCAAATACGAAGATTATATGTCGCGCGTTATGATGAATCTAGAAGCCGAAGAGGATGCATACAATG GCGTTTCATCATCATCTTCCACGGAGTTGGATAGCTCTATTGGTGAAGGATATTATCAAGCACAGTCAATAACATCGAAGAAAACTTCTGGCTACGATGCCGTAACATTACCATCATATGGCCGACCTTCACCACAATTGCAGTTCCCAGCGCCTCCCTCACTTCCACCACCAACCTTTTCGCATGATTACTCCAATCCTTATGCAACTCTACCACATTGTAGCGTTTCTGATTGTTATGATTGCTCTATGATCTATGGCTCTCCACAACCTGTATATGATTTATACAGTAACGGAGAGTGCAGCAATAAAGGAAGTACGATTTACAGCAGCACAAGACCGTCCTCTTCACTCTACAGCGGAATTTACGCGCATAAATTCGGGTTGAGTAAAAAGGGACTTCTGCAAATTGACTATTCCTGCAGTTGGAATGATCTGGATCGTATTATGAGCCGTCatttttaa